The sequence TATTCTGCTTAAAACAAAACTCTGATATTCGAACCTATAGTGACCTGAAAATGAAGCATTTTTCAGCTGTGAGCCAAAATTCCTTCGGTGGATGGCTTATGGCATGGCGTGAAATGAAAGAAGCCGGAATCGATCCTTACAGGGATTTCTCAAAATTATCTTTTGCAGGTACCCATGACGCGGTTGTCCAGTCAGTTTTAAATAAAGAAGCCGACGCGGGAACCGTCCGAACAGATGTATTGGAGAGAATGCAGCTGGAAGGCAAAATAAACCTGGATAATTTTTATATCATTCATGAACATGGCGGAGGAACGTTTCATTTACCATTTCTTCATTCCACAAGAGAATATCCGGAGTGGCCAATGGCAAAAGTTGACCACATCTCTGATGAACTTGCTGAAATCGTAGCGCATCGGTTAATTGAAATGGAACCGGATTCAAAAGCGGCCATCGCGGCGTCATGTTCCGGATGGACCATTCCCAAAAACTATCAAACGGTTCATGAGTGCCTGAGAGCATTAAATGCTCCACCTTACATGGAATATGGAAAATTCACACCAAAACAGGTTTTTCTCAAATATTGGTATATTATTATTACTATAGTTGCTGTCTTTGCAGTTATGGGAATAGCCACATTTATTTTTGCCCGCCTGAACAAAAGGAATCGAACCATTTTAATAGCGCTGGCCCACAGTGAGAAAAAATTGAATACAGTTATGGAAACAAGTGCTGAGCCCATGATGGTTTATGATAAACATGGGAAGCTGGAATATATTAATCCAGCCTTTGAGACGGTTTTTGGCTGGACCCTTGAAGACTTTATGGGGAAAAAAACGGAGTTTGTTCCTGACAAAGCTGTTGAAGAGACTAAGGCCGCTCTTAATAAAGTCCTGAAAGGCCATATCTGTTACGGCATGGAAACGGTGAGAAATACCAAAGAGGGAAAGAAAAAAGAGGTCCGGATCACGGCCGCTCCTATTTTGGATGAAACAAAAGCTTACAACGGCATGGTCGTGGACTTGCATGATATCAGTGAACTGGTCGCATCCCGCAGGGCTGCCGAAGAAGCGAATCAGGCCAAAAGTTCTTTTCTTGCAAATATGAGCCACGAGATTCGCACGCCGATGAATGCCATTATCGGCATGTCCCACCTTTGTCTGGGAACGAAGCTGGATCCCCAGCAGCGCAATTATATTGAGAAAGTTCATCAGTCTTCCCGGTTATTACTGGGAATTATCAACGACATTCTGGATTTTTCAAAAATTGAAGCTGGCAAACTGGAACTGGAAAATACCCCATTCAGTTTAGAAGACGTCTTAAGGGACTTAAGCAACATGGTTTCCATTAAGGCCCAGGAAAATGGCCTTGAGATTTTATTTGATATCGTCCCCAAAACACCGATCCAGGTTGTCGGTGATCCCCTGCGGCTGGGACAGATATTATTGAATCTTGCGGGTAATGCCCTGAAATTTACTGAATCCGGTGAGATCGTTGTAAGAATCCGATCAATTAAAATCGAAGAGACTCTTGTAGAATTGGAGGTAATGGTAAGGGACACGGGAATCGGCATGACTCCGGATCAGCAGTCAAGACTGTTTCAATCTTTCACCCAGGCAGACAGTAGTACCACCAGAAAGTTCGGCGGCACCGGTTTGGGACTGACCATTGCCAAACATCTGGTTGAGTTAATGAACGGTCGAATCTGGGTTGAAAGTGAGGTCGGCAAGGGAAGTTGTTTTTATTTCACTGTTGTTTTGGGCAGAAATACCGAAAAAGAAGAAATAGCTGAATCAAGGCTTCCAGTAAATCTGGAGCAGTTTAGAGTGCTTGTGGTGGATGATGTTCCCAGCGCCAGACAGATTTTTGCTGAAACTCTAGGATCGTTTTCATTCAGGGTGATGTGTGTTGATTCGGGTGAATCTGCTCTGGAGGCAATAAAAAATGCGCCGAAGAACGATCCTTTCCATCTGGTGCTGATGGACTACATGATGCCCGGAATGAATGGCATTGAGGCTTCCAGGCATATTAAAAACCTTTCTGGAGGTGCCCATATCCCAACCATCATTATGGTCACTGCCCTGACCAAAAAAGAAGTATTGGGAAAAGCTCAGGAGGTGAATCTGGATGGTTTTTTAACAAAACCGATCACCCCATCCGACATGCTGGATGCCGTCATGAATATTCTCAGCGGCAAAGGAGGAGTCAGAATTGGAGAGGATACTTCGGATCATTGGCAGGTTAAACCCCTGGAAACCATAAAAGGCGCAAAAGTCCTCCTTGCTGAGGATAACACCATTAATCAGCTCCTGGCAGAGGACCTTCTCACCCAGGCAGGTCTCCAGGTGACCATTGCAGATAATGGGAAAAAAGCGGTTGAACTGGCTGAAAAAATTAAATTTGACGTGATACTGATGGATCTTCAGATGCCTGAAATGGATGGCTTTGACGCTACTCGAACTATTCTGGAAAAACAATTCGAAAATCAGCCGCCCATCATTGCCATGACAGCCAATGCCATGGCCAAAGATCGTGAACGCTGTCTTGATGCCGGAATGGTTGATCATGTTGCCAAACCCATTGAACCAAAGGTTCTGTTTGATACCCTGGTTAAATGGATACCGGCTGTTGATGGCGAATCTTCGATGATTGAA comes from uncultured Desulfobacter sp. and encodes:
- a CDS encoding response regulator; translation: MIKIGVLAKRGTDHCLKKWSSTTEYLSNAIQDYTFKIIPIDFNQINQKVKNGDVDFILTNSAIYVELEVMHGVNRIATLKNKRLSGTYTTFGGVVFCLKQNSDIRTYSDLKMKHFSAVSQNSFGGWLMAWREMKEAGIDPYRDFSKLSFAGTHDAVVQSVLNKEADAGTVRTDVLERMQLEGKINLDNFYIIHEHGGGTFHLPFLHSTREYPEWPMAKVDHISDELAEIVAHRLIEMEPDSKAAIAASCSGWTIPKNYQTVHECLRALNAPPYMEYGKFTPKQVFLKYWYIIITIVAVFAVMGIATFIFARLNKRNRTILIALAHSEKKLNTVMETSAEPMMVYDKHGKLEYINPAFETVFGWTLEDFMGKKTEFVPDKAVEETKAALNKVLKGHICYGMETVRNTKEGKKKEVRITAAPILDETKAYNGMVVDLHDISELVASRRAAEEANQAKSSFLANMSHEIRTPMNAIIGMSHLCLGTKLDPQQRNYIEKVHQSSRLLLGIINDILDFSKIEAGKLELENTPFSLEDVLRDLSNMVSIKAQENGLEILFDIVPKTPIQVVGDPLRLGQILLNLAGNALKFTESGEIVVRIRSIKIEETLVELEVMVRDTGIGMTPDQQSRLFQSFTQADSSTTRKFGGTGLGLTIAKHLVELMNGRIWVESEVGKGSCFYFTVVLGRNTEKEEIAESRLPVNLEQFRVLVVDDVPSARQIFAETLGSFSFRVMCVDSGESALEAIKNAPKNDPFHLVLMDYMMPGMNGIEASRHIKNLSGGAHIPTIIMVTALTKKEVLGKAQEVNLDGFLTKPITPSDMLDAVMNILSGKGGVRIGEDTSDHWQVKPLETIKGAKVLLAEDNTINQLLAEDLLTQAGLQVTIADNGKKAVELAEKIKFDVILMDLQMPEMDGFDATRTILEKQFENQPPIIAMTANAMAKDRERCLDAGMVDHVAKPIEPKVLFDTLVKWIPAVDGESSMIESEKIMNKNVSLPSDLAGIDIEAGLLRTNGNQTLYMTLLKYFVNDHAGDHQVIAHAVLKNDIALAQRTAHTLKGVAGGIGAQALYDSSRKVETALKENRINRLEFLMENLVGDLTQVVEDLKKKIMARSLDDTVETSTEPIDMEKLNGLLYDFQKLAEEMDPDIDTKAEEINRMLFLHDSPHKKLSDELLEQAENLNFEEALERMERLRACLKIDESAAIT